A window from Planococcus maritimus encodes these proteins:
- the speD gene encoding adenosylmethionine decarboxylase: METMGRHVIAELWQCDFDKLNDMDYIEKTFVDAALKSGAEIREVAFHKFAPQGVSGVVIISESHLTIHSFPEHGYASVDVYTCGDLDPTIAADYIAQALNSKQSEVTEVPRGMGPVGAGATKVSLTV, from the coding sequence ACGTCACGTAATCGCAGAACTTTGGCAGTGTGATTTTGACAAATTAAACGATATGGACTATATCGAAAAGACTTTTGTTGATGCAGCACTCAAATCAGGTGCGGAAATCCGCGAAGTCGCTTTTCATAAATTTGCACCACAGGGTGTCAGCGGCGTAGTCATCATTTCGGAATCACACCTGACTATCCACAGCTTCCCGGAACACGGATATGCAAGTGTAGATGTCTATACTTGTGGAGATCTCGATCCGACCATTGCAGCAGATTACATCGCGCAAGCTTTGAACTCAAAACAGAGCGAAGTAACGGAAGTGCCACGCGGCATGGGACCAGTCGGCGCCGGAGCGACAAAAGTATCACTGACGGTGTAA
- a CDS encoding dUTP diphosphatase, whose protein sequence is MNLQKLFHMQQELDRYIQSNRNVEESVFRKKVLALQVELSELANETRCFKFWSTKGPSDKSTLLEEYVDCIHFLLSLGIEKGFDSLEEWPAPLKEQDVTELFLLAHQEVSGFAEQTTNKDYVNLWRTFGALAEALGFSYEEVLGAYLDKNETNYKRQQQGY, encoded by the coding sequence ATGAACCTTCAAAAATTATTTCACATGCAACAAGAGCTCGACCGATACATCCAGTCAAACCGCAACGTAGAGGAATCGGTTTTTCGCAAGAAAGTGCTGGCCCTTCAAGTGGAATTATCAGAGCTAGCAAATGAAACAAGATGTTTCAAGTTTTGGAGCACAAAAGGACCGTCCGATAAAAGCACCTTGCTCGAGGAATATGTCGATTGCATTCATTTTCTCTTGTCGCTTGGCATCGAGAAAGGCTTTGATTCTTTGGAAGAATGGCCAGCTCCGCTGAAAGAACAAGATGTAACGGAACTGTTCCTGTTAGCGCATCAAGAGGTAAGTGGCTTTGCCGAACAAACGACAAATAAAGATTATGTAAACCTTTGGCGAACTTTCGGCGCACTGGCAGAGGCGCTCGGGTTTAGTTATGAAGAAGTGCTGGGAGCTTATCTTGATAAAAACGAAACGAATTATAAACGCCAACAACAAGGGTATTAA
- a CDS encoding nuclease-related domain-containing protein, with protein MGKKELALLSEIESLERLLYRLPDNHSSREFIQVEIFKAVAGKRGEERLFRKMIEFEIEEQYRFLKNICLSRGQWKVQMDGLLLTERGAIVIESKNISGQLYFDDDTGEFSRTNTECVKTIMEDPTIQLNKHIRFLTLFFKQQNIDLPISGIVVFTSKQCEFLAKPKKHHICKTYQLVDYLFDILQEFPLKSKPQDLSEIQKLLEQSRTPYKRKPLCQLYSIEETELFTGILCTSCKSLNMMRKHKKGWLCADCQAVDLLAFQHTVQEYFSLINTQLSNRQLRKFCKLESPYVTSRLLKAYDLETAGALRNRTYFLKKND; from the coding sequence ATGGGTAAAAAAGAACTAGCATTATTATCTGAAATAGAGTCGCTGGAGAGACTGTTGTATCGATTGCCTGACAATCATTCAAGCCGGGAATTTATCCAAGTTGAAATTTTCAAAGCGGTTGCCGGAAAAAGAGGCGAAGAGAGGCTGTTCCGGAAGATGATTGAATTTGAGATAGAGGAGCAGTACCGGTTTTTAAAAAATATTTGCTTGTCGAGAGGGCAATGGAAAGTCCAAATGGACGGATTGTTACTGACGGAGCGCGGGGCGATCGTCATCGAATCGAAAAATATTAGCGGCCAACTTTATTTTGATGATGACACCGGTGAATTTTCAAGAACCAATACAGAATGCGTAAAAACGATAATGGAGGACCCGACAATCCAATTGAACAAGCATATTCGTTTCTTGACCTTGTTTTTCAAACAGCAGAATATCGATTTGCCCATTTCAGGAATTGTCGTGTTTACATCTAAACAATGTGAATTTTTGGCAAAGCCCAAGAAACACCACATCTGCAAAACCTATCAATTGGTCGATTATTTGTTCGACATCCTTCAGGAATTCCCCCTAAAAAGCAAACCTCAAGATTTATCGGAAATTCAGAAACTCCTCGAGCAATCTCGTACCCCTTATAAGAGAAAACCATTGTGTCAATTATATTCAATAGAAGAAACCGAGCTGTTTACGGGCATCTTGTGCACAAGCTGTAAAAGTCTTAACATGATGCGAAAACATAAGAAAGGATGGTTGTGTGCCGACTGCCAAGCGGTAGATCTGCTCGCTTTTCAACATACAGTCCAGGAATATTTTTCGCTGATTAATACACAGCTTAGCAATAGGCAACTCCGGAAATTCTGCAAGCTCGAATCGCCTTATGTTACTTCCCGTCTGTTGAAAGCATATGATTTAGAGACTGCTGGTGCTTTGCGCAACCGGACATACTTTTTAAAGAAAAATGACTAG
- the rpmI gene encoding 50S ribosomal protein L35 yields MPKMKSHSGASKRFKKTGTGKVKRNRSHTSHLFANKSTKQKRKLRKGSLVSAGDLKRIKSLIYNMK; encoded by the coding sequence ATGCCGAAAATGAAAAGCCACAGTGGAGCGTCTAAACGCTTCAAGAAAACTGGAACTGGTAAAGTAAAACGCAACCGTTCCCACACAAGCCACTTGTTCGCAAACAAGTCTACTAAGCAAAAACGTAAGCTCCGTAAGGGCTCATTGGTTTCTGCAGGCGACTTGAAACGCATCAAATCATTGATCTACAACATGAAATAA
- a CDS encoding M42 family metallopeptidase, with amino-acid sequence MSKLDDTQQMLKELTDANGIPGNERQSREVMKKYIEPFADSIETDNLGSLIAKKEGLADGPKIMVAGHLDEVGFMISQIDDKGFLKFQTVGGWWNQVMLAQRVTITTRSGKEVTGVIGSKPPHILSPEARKKPVEIKDMFIDIGASSREEAKEWGVTPGDMVTPYFEFTVMNNEKLLMAKAWDNRIGCAIAIDVLKGLKGVDHPNVVYGVGTVQEEVGLRGAKTATSFIQPDIGFAVDVGIAGDTPGVTSKESNSKMGDGPQILLFDASMVSHRGLRELVVDTAEASGIPYQFETIAGGGTDAGSIHLTANGVPALSIGVATRYIHSHAGILHRDDYENAVKLIIEVIKKLDRDTVTKITFD; translated from the coding sequence ATGTCGAAATTAGATGATACTCAACAAATGTTGAAAGAACTTACGGATGCGAATGGCATTCCCGGCAACGAACGCCAATCCCGCGAGGTCATGAAGAAATACATAGAACCGTTTGCGGACAGCATCGAAACGGACAACCTTGGCAGCTTGATCGCCAAAAAAGAAGGGCTCGCTGATGGGCCGAAAATTATGGTCGCTGGTCACTTGGACGAAGTTGGCTTCATGATTTCACAGATCGATGACAAAGGGTTTTTGAAATTCCAAACAGTCGGCGGCTGGTGGAACCAGGTTATGCTGGCACAACGTGTCACCATTACGACAAGAAGCGGCAAGGAAGTGACAGGCGTCATTGGTTCGAAACCGCCACATATCCTATCACCAGAAGCACGTAAAAAGCCGGTGGAAATCAAAGATATGTTCATCGACATCGGCGCATCTTCACGCGAAGAAGCAAAAGAGTGGGGCGTCACCCCGGGTGATATGGTCACGCCATATTTCGAATTCACGGTCATGAACAACGAGAAATTACTCATGGCGAAAGCTTGGGACAACCGCATTGGCTGCGCGATTGCCATTGACGTATTGAAAGGCTTGAAAGGCGTCGACCACCCGAACGTCGTATACGGCGTTGGAACGGTTCAAGAAGAAGTAGGTTTACGCGGCGCGAAAACGGCGACATCGTTCATCCAGCCGGATATCGGGTTTGCAGTGGATGTCGGGATCGCAGGAGATACGCCAGGCGTTACTTCTAAAGAATCCAACAGCAAAATGGGCGACGGCCCGCAAATCCTGTTGTTCGATGCCTCGATGGTATCTCACCGCGGCTTGCGTGAGTTGGTTGTCGATACAGCGGAAGCGTCAGGTATCCCGTACCAGTTTGAAACAATTGCTGGCGGCGGAACAGATGCCGGCTCGATCCATTTGACTGCAAACGGCGTACCTGCCTTGTCAATCGGTGTTGCAACACGTTACATTCATTCGCATGCAGGCATCCTGCACCGCGACGATTACGAAAATGCAGTCAAATTGATCATTGAAGTGATCAAGAAACTCGACCGCGACACAGTAACAAAAATTACATTCGACTGA
- the thrS gene encoding threonine--tRNA ligase, whose amino-acid sequence MADMIHLTFPDGAVKEFAKGTSTEEIAQSISPGLRKKAVAGKLSGQLVDLKAPLEENGDIAIITPESEEALEVLRHSSAHLMAQAVKRLYPDAKLGVGPVIENGFYYDIDTESAITAEDLPVIEKEMKKIINENLDIVRVEVSRNEAQQRFEAISDPYKLELLEAIPEDEQVSIYEQGEFFDLCRGIHVPSTGKLKEFKLLSVAGAYWRGNSDNKMLQRIYGTAFFKKEELKAHLDMLEEAKERDHRKIGKELNLFMNSQKVGQGLPMWLPKGATIRRIIERYIVDKEERMGYDHVYTPVMGSVELYKTSGHWDHYQENMFPVMQMDNEDLVLRPMNCPHHMMIYKQGIHSYRQLPIRIAELGLMHRYEMSGALSGLQRVRGMTLNDAHLFVRPDQIKEEFKRVVNLVIEVYKDFDLKDYSFRVSYRDPADKEKYYDDDAMWDRAQSMLKEAMDELGLDYFEAEGEAAFYGPKLDVQVKTALGKEETLSTVQLDFLLPEKFDLTYIGEDGKQHRPVVIHRGVVSTMERFVAFLIEEYKGAFPTWLAPVQVEIIPVSLDVHSEYAKELQEKMQQHKLRVDIDERDEKLGYKIREAQMQKVPYMLVIGDKELESGSVNVRKYGEQNSESMPFEDFVKLVQSELR is encoded by the coding sequence ATGGCAGACATGATTCACTTAACATTCCCAGACGGCGCAGTAAAAGAGTTCGCCAAAGGAACATCCACTGAAGAAATTGCACAATCGATCAGCCCGGGTCTTCGCAAAAAAGCAGTAGCAGGAAAGCTTTCCGGCCAGTTGGTTGATTTGAAAGCTCCTCTTGAAGAAAACGGCGACATTGCAATCATCACACCAGAATCCGAGGAAGCGTTGGAAGTACTTCGCCACAGCTCTGCGCATTTGATGGCACAAGCAGTCAAGCGCCTGTATCCGGATGCCAAACTTGGTGTGGGGCCGGTTATTGAAAATGGCTTTTACTATGATATTGATACAGAGTCAGCCATCACAGCCGAAGACTTGCCAGTCATCGAAAAAGAAATGAAGAAAATCATCAACGAAAACTTGGACATTGTCCGTGTAGAAGTGTCCAGAAATGAAGCGCAGCAACGTTTTGAAGCAATCAGCGATCCTTATAAATTAGAGTTGCTTGAAGCGATTCCAGAAGATGAGCAAGTGTCGATCTACGAACAAGGCGAATTCTTCGACTTGTGCCGCGGCATACATGTCCCGTCCACTGGCAAACTGAAAGAATTTAAATTATTGAGTGTTGCTGGTGCATACTGGCGCGGCAATAGCGACAATAAAATGCTGCAGCGCATTTACGGCACTGCATTCTTCAAGAAAGAAGAATTGAAAGCACATCTTGACATGCTCGAGGAAGCGAAAGAGCGCGACCACCGTAAAATCGGCAAAGAACTCAATTTGTTCATGAACTCCCAAAAAGTTGGACAAGGCTTGCCGATGTGGCTGCCAAAAGGCGCAACAATCCGCCGCATCATCGAACGCTATATCGTCGATAAAGAAGAACGCATGGGCTATGACCATGTGTATACGCCAGTGATGGGCAGTGTCGAATTGTACAAGACAAGCGGCCACTGGGACCATTATCAGGAAAATATGTTCCCAGTTATGCAGATGGACAATGAAGATCTAGTCCTGCGCCCAATGAACTGCCCGCACCATATGATGATCTATAAACAAGGCATCCATTCTTATCGTCAATTGCCGATCCGCATCGCGGAACTGGGGCTTATGCATCGCTACGAGATGTCAGGTGCTTTGTCTGGACTTCAGCGCGTGCGCGGCATGACATTGAACGACGCTCACTTGTTTGTGCGCCCAGACCAAATCAAAGAAGAATTCAAACGCGTCGTCAATCTTGTTATCGAAGTTTATAAAGATTTCGATTTGAAGGATTATTCGTTCCGCGTGTCGTATCGCGACCCGGCCGATAAAGAGAAATATTACGATGATGATGCGATGTGGGACCGTGCACAATCGATGTTGAAAGAAGCGATGGACGAGCTTGGCCTTGATTACTTCGAAGCAGAAGGCGAAGCGGCGTTTTACGGACCGAAACTTGATGTCCAAGTAAAAACTGCGCTCGGCAAAGAAGAGACATTGTCGACTGTTCAACTTGATTTCTTGTTGCCGGAAAAATTCGATTTAACGTATATTGGCGAAGACGGCAAGCAGCATCGCCCGGTCGTCATTCACCGCGGCGTCGTCTCGACAATGGAACGTTTTGTCGCATTCTTGATAGAAGAATACAAAGGTGCATTCCCAACATGGCTCGCACCGGTCCAAGTGGAGATCATCCCGGTGTCGCTCGATGTCCACAGCGAATACGCAAAAGAGCTTCAAGAGAAAATGCAGCAGCATAAACTTCGCGTCGATATCGATGAGCGGGACGAAAAACTCGGCTACAAGATCCGCGAAGCGCAAATGCAGAAAGTTCCATATATGCTCGTTATTGGCGACAAGGAACTGGAAAGCGGATCCGTTAATGTCCGTAAATACGGCGAGCAGAACTCGGAGAGCATGCCATTTGAGGACTTCGTCAAACTCGTGCAATCCGAACTTCGCTAA
- a CDS encoding helix-turn-helix transcriptional regulator, protein MLRNRVKELRARYGFTQSELGKKVDVTRQTIAFIEKGEFSPSITLALKLAQALQVEVGDLFWLEEE, encoded by the coding sequence ATGCTGAGGAACCGGGTGAAAGAGCTGCGGGCTCGCTATGGCTTTACACAGAGCGAGCTGGGCAAAAAAGTGGATGTGACAAGGCAAACCATTGCGTTTATCGAGAAAGGTGAATTTTCACCGTCGATCACCTTAGCATTAAAGCTCGCACAAGCCTTGCAGGTAGAAGTAGGCGACTTATTTTGGCTGGAGGAGGAGTAA
- a CDS encoding small multi-drug export protein has product MIYEYALIFLGAAIPWFEIALVIPLGIIWGLSPVWVMITAFVGNMLTVMMLIVGFDKFRIWYDKRQQAKGKEPSKKNERAVRIWNKYGLPGLSLLGPILIGTHIAAFIGMTLGATKRNTTIWMIISIGVWTLAFGILTALGFDFFTV; this is encoded by the coding sequence ATGATTTACGAATATGCTTTAATTTTTTTGGGGGCAGCGATTCCTTGGTTCGAAATTGCGCTTGTCATCCCCCTCGGTATTATTTGGGGATTGTCACCTGTTTGGGTTATGATCACAGCGTTTGTTGGCAATATGCTGACAGTCATGATGCTCATTGTCGGATTTGATAAATTCCGTATTTGGTACGATAAACGCCAGCAAGCGAAAGGCAAGGAACCGTCGAAGAAAAACGAACGCGCAGTGCGCATCTGGAATAAATACGGGCTTCCGGGTCTGTCGCTATTAGGTCCAATTTTGATCGGTACGCACATCGCAGCGTTTATCGGGATGACACTAGGTGCGACAAAGCGCAATACGACCATCTGGATGATCATCAGCATAGGAGTCTGGACGCTCGCCTTTGGTATTTTAACGGCACTGGGCTTTGATTTCTTCACTGTCTAA
- the rplT gene encoding 50S ribosomal protein L20 yields MPRVKGGTVTRKRRKRVLKLAKGYYGSKHLLFKVANQQVMKSGNYAYRDRRNKKRDFRKLWITRINAAARLNDISYSRLMHGLKLAGIDINRKMLAEIAVSDAAAFTALVDQAKKASN; encoded by the coding sequence ATGCCACGCGTAAAAGGCGGAACAGTGACGCGCAAGCGTCGTAAAAGAGTATTAAAATTAGCTAAAGGTTATTACGGTTCTAAACACTTACTATTTAAAGTAGCGAACCAACAAGTCATGAAGTCAGGTAACTATGCTTACCGTGACCGTCGCAACAAAAAACGTGATTTCCGCAAATTGTGGATCACACGTATCAACGCAGCAGCTCGTTTGAATGATATTTCTTACAGCCGCTTGATGCACGGATTGAAACTTGCCGGTATCGACATCAACCGCAAAATGCTAGCTGAAATTGCTGTATCTGATGCAGCTGCTTTCACAGCTTTGGTTGACCAAGCGAAAAAAGCTTCTAACTAA
- the infC gene encoding translation initiation factor IF-3, with amino-acid sequence MISRDNNVNEGIRARELRVIDQNGEQLGIKSRNEALEIATRANLDLVLVAPQAKPPVARIMDHGKFKFEQQKKEREIRKNQKIINVKEVRLSPGIDDHDFNTKLRNAIKFLEKGDKVKASIRFKGRAITHKEIGQRVLERFAEECKEVATIEQRPKMEGRSMFLMLNPVNEKE; translated from the coding sequence ATTATTAGCAGAGACAACAATGTAAACGAAGGCATTCGTGCACGTGAATTACGAGTTATTGACCAAAATGGTGAACAGCTCGGTATTAAATCACGCAACGAGGCGCTCGAGATTGCAACCCGTGCCAACCTGGACCTAGTGCTTGTGGCTCCTCAAGCTAAGCCACCGGTCGCACGGATCATGGACCACGGCAAGTTCAAGTTTGAACAGCAGAAAAAAGAGCGCGAAATTCGTAAAAACCAAAAAATCATCAATGTGAAAGAGGTTCGTTTGAGCCCAGGCATCGATGATCACGACTTTAACACGAAGCTCCGCAATGCCATCAAATTCCTTGAAAAAGGCGACAAAGTGAAAGCTTCAATCCGTTTCAAAGGCCGTGCAATTACGCACAAAGAAATCGGACAACGCGTCCTTGAGCGCTTCGCAGAAGAGTGCAAGGAAGTCGCAACGATTGAACAGCGCCCGAAAATGGAAGGCCGCAGCATGTTCTTGATGCTGAACCCGGTTAACGAGAAGGAATAA
- the dnaI gene encoding primosomal protein DnaI, which translates to MEPIRETMKRVVNAPSFSERYDAMKKEVLEHPGVLKFLKEHEEEIDGPTVEKGMGKLYEYIDQSHDCNKCPNLGGCINHLKGFEPNLVLERGNIGISYTKCRLKTAEDNKRHASSLIHSMYMPKEVMAARIENFELDDRRLPAFRAVDEFLEKSTGPDSLPEKGLYLYGKFGTGKSYLLSAVANELAEINVKTVLVFVPEFMREMKQAIGDHTLQEKIEYVKKADVLMLDDIGAEAMSSWTRDEVLGTILHYRMAERLPTFMSSNFSYSELAHHLTYSQRGEKEDLKAARIMERIETLTVPVKLEGENRRNK; encoded by the coding sequence ATGGAACCGATTCGTGAAACGATGAAGCGAGTGGTCAATGCGCCCTCATTTTCCGAGCGCTATGATGCGATGAAAAAAGAAGTGCTGGAACATCCAGGGGTCCTTAAATTCCTTAAAGAACACGAAGAGGAAATTGACGGCCCGACAGTGGAAAAAGGCATGGGCAAGCTTTACGAGTATATTGACCAGTCGCATGACTGCAATAAATGCCCTAATCTTGGTGGCTGCATCAATCATTTAAAAGGATTCGAACCAAACCTCGTATTGGAACGCGGCAATATTGGCATCTCGTACACCAAATGCCGCTTAAAAACTGCAGAAGACAACAAACGCCATGCATCCTCTTTGATCCACAGCATGTATATGCCAAAAGAAGTCATGGCGGCGCGAATTGAAAACTTTGAGCTGGACGACCGGCGTCTGCCTGCTTTCCGAGCAGTCGATGAATTTCTGGAAAAATCGACAGGCCCTGATTCGCTGCCGGAAAAAGGCTTATACCTGTACGGGAAATTCGGTACCGGAAAATCATATTTGCTAAGTGCTGTCGCGAATGAACTGGCGGAAATCAATGTCAAAACGGTTCTCGTATTCGTGCCGGAATTTATGCGCGAGATGAAGCAAGCAATCGGTGACCATACCTTGCAGGAGAAAATCGAATACGTTAAAAAAGCCGATGTGCTGATGCTTGATGACATCGGAGCTGAGGCAATGTCGAGCTGGACACGTGACGAAGTGCTTGGCACGATTCTGCATTATCGGATGGCGGAGAGATTGCCGACATTCATGAGCTCAAACTTCAGCTATTCAGAACTCGCGCACCATTTAACGTACTCACAGCGTGGCGAGAAAGAAGACTTGAAAGCAGCGCGCATCATGGAGCGTATCGAGACATTGACCGTCCCGGTAAAACTAGAAGGCGAAAACCGTCGCAACAAATAA
- the nrdR gene encoding transcriptional regulator NrdR encodes MKCPACQHNGTRVVDSRPIDEMKSIRRRRECEACGYRFTTFEKVEEMPLIVVKKDGSREEFSREKVLRGLIRACEKRPVSLDVLEGVVFDIEKELRRSGNPEVKSEEVGELVMNRLADIDEVAYVRFASVYRQFKDITVFIDELKDLLDRNPGDKDSK; translated from the coding sequence ATGAAATGTCCAGCTTGCCAGCATAACGGCACCCGCGTTGTAGATTCGCGGCCAATAGATGAAATGAAATCAATCCGTAGGCGCCGTGAATGCGAAGCGTGCGGTTACCGCTTCACCACATTTGAGAAAGTGGAGGAAATGCCGCTGATCGTTGTAAAGAAAGATGGCTCCCGTGAAGAGTTCAGCCGCGAAAAAGTATTGCGCGGTTTAATCCGTGCTTGTGAAAAACGCCCTGTCTCCCTCGATGTGCTTGAAGGCGTCGTTTTCGATATCGAAAAAGAACTTCGCCGGAGCGGCAACCCTGAAGTGAAATCAGAAGAAGTTGGAGAATTGGTCATGAACCGTTTAGCGGACATCGACGAAGTCGCCTATGTCCGCTTCGCTTCGGTCTATCGCCAGTTTAAAGACATCACAGTCTTCATCGACGAGCTGAAGGATCTGCTTGACCGCAATCCTGGCGACAAGGACAGCAAATAA
- a CDS encoding replication initiation and membrane attachment family protein: MTIYKELQAADLYRIRMPYPFSNYDRQLLTLLYQPMIGSEAISLYLTLWADGEMHTADSTHYNLMNTLGKPAKVIFESRIQLEAIGLLKTYRKDGDDRSFIYELCPPLDPKTFFADPLLSMFLFSKIGESSYRRVRDRFVIQAPIAEGYEEVSRTFTDIFQPVHAKSGYPADQKELEARTDGEYEMEQDFDFALLRQGLSEQLVPKRVLTPGIRHFIAKLSFLYGFGPLEMQKVVLLAIEDDYRIDEDGLRKAASDYYKMTVTTTAPKLEPIKKAEPKVQEQKLDSQQAPINKEDELIAYLESASPLQVLRDIANGKEPLPADVQLANQLVTQHGMEPAVVNVLLQYVLLRTDMKLTKAYVEKIASHWLRKNVTTAKQAMEFARIEHTQYMKWKNESGATPKKSASSGRKPIREEKLPEWFNKKDEVETPSQGTSSEQLEQEKQKLLAKLALKKRKGD; this comes from the coding sequence ATGACGATATACAAAGAACTGCAGGCCGCTGACTTATACCGAATTCGCATGCCGTACCCGTTTTCCAATTATGACCGTCAATTGTTAACACTGCTCTATCAGCCAATGATCGGTTCGGAGGCAATCTCACTTTATTTGACGTTGTGGGCGGATGGAGAAATGCACACCGCCGATTCCACACATTACAATCTGATGAATACGCTTGGGAAACCAGCCAAGGTGATTTTTGAATCGCGTATTCAGCTTGAAGCTATCGGTTTGTTAAAAACTTACCGAAAAGACGGAGATGACCGCTCCTTTATTTATGAGCTATGCCCACCGCTCGATCCCAAAACTTTTTTTGCAGATCCGCTCCTGTCGATGTTCCTGTTCAGTAAAATAGGGGAATCTTCTTATCGCCGTGTTCGCGACCGATTTGTCATTCAAGCACCGATTGCCGAAGGATACGAAGAAGTATCTAGGACCTTCACGGATATTTTTCAACCCGTGCATGCAAAGTCTGGCTATCCTGCAGATCAAAAAGAGTTAGAGGCACGAACAGATGGGGAATACGAAATGGAGCAGGATTTCGATTTCGCACTGCTGCGCCAAGGCTTATCCGAACAACTCGTGCCAAAGCGTGTATTAACGCCTGGCATCCGTCATTTTATCGCCAAATTGTCTTTCCTTTATGGGTTCGGGCCCTTGGAAATGCAAAAAGTGGTGTTGTTGGCGATTGAAGATGACTACCGGATTGATGAGGACGGGCTGCGTAAAGCCGCTTCGGACTATTATAAAATGACCGTAACGACGACTGCACCGAAACTTGAGCCAATCAAAAAGGCAGAGCCAAAAGTGCAGGAGCAAAAGCTGGACTCGCAACAAGCGCCGATCAATAAAGAAGACGAATTGATTGCTTATTTGGAATCGGCATCGCCGCTCCAAGTGTTGCGCGATATTGCGAATGGCAAAGAGCCGCTGCCGGCCGATGTGCAATTGGCGAACCAGCTCGTGACACAGCATGGCATGGAGCCGGCTGTCGTCAATGTATTGCTTCAATACGTCTTATTGCGGACAGATATGAAACTGACAAAAGCGTATGTAGAAAAAATTGCATCGCATTGGCTCAGAAAAAATGTCACGACAGCTAAACAGGCGATGGAATTTGCACGCATCGAGCATACGCAGTACATGAAATGGAAAAACGAATCAGGCGCCACGCCTAAGAAATCGGCATCTTCCGGCCGGAAACCGATCCGCGAAGAAAAGCTGCCTGAATGGTTCAATAAGAAAGACGAAGTGGAAACGCCGTCTCAAGGAACATCAAGCGAACAACTCGAACAGGAAAAACAAAAATTGCTGGCGAAGCTTGCGTTGAAGAAAAGGAAGGGTGATTAG
- a CDS encoding DUF1294 domain-containing protein, producing the protein MITLAAYFAAMSSFAFIMMWADKRQAQSRGPRIPEKRLWLVAVIGGGIGAYAGMMLFRHKTKHTNFRVGFFILALIQASLLVWLAVA; encoded by the coding sequence ATGATCACTTTGGCAGCTTATTTCGCGGCTATGTCGAGTTTTGCCTTTATCATGATGTGGGCCGATAAACGCCAAGCACAGTCGCGTGGTCCACGTATTCCTGAAAAACGTTTATGGTTGGTTGCGGTAATTGGCGGCGGCATCGGTGCATACGCAGGGATGATGCTATTCCGCCACAAGACCAAGCACACGAATTTCCGCGTTGGGTTTTTTATCCTTGCCCTGATACAGGCTAGCTTGCTCGTGTGGCTCGCGGTAGCATAA
- a CDS encoding sigma-w pathway protein ysdB — protein sequence MAFLIRLIIIALIIYMFYRLLKFIFDPKRKLDAALESGTYYFHDDVKNVRKNFFIALRGVLFEGEKYLGTTKEAFDVVSIFVWTESPDKLIGFSKEDFQFLEKEIRMNYPDADISWKSPIEQLMKKEGEA from the coding sequence ATGGCATTTTTGATCCGTTTGATCATCATCGCCTTGATCATTTACATGTTCTACCGTCTCCTCAAATTCATTTTCGACCCGAAGCGTAAGCTTGACGCAGCGCTTGAATCCGGCACTTATTATTTCCATGACGACGTCAAGAACGTTCGCAAGAATTTTTTCATTGCTTTGCGAGGTGTTCTTTTCGAAGGAGAGAAATATTTAGGGACCACAAAAGAAGCATTTGACGTCGTCTCGATTTTTGTCTGGACCGAATCGCCTGACAAGCTTATTGGCTTCTCTAAAGAGGATTTTCAATTCTTGGAGAAGGAAATCCGCATGAATTATCCAGATGCAGACATTTCATGGAAAAGCCCAATTGAACAATTGATGAAAAAAGAGGGAGAAGCCTGA